One window of the Pseudobdellovibrionaceae bacterium genome contains the following:
- a CDS encoding DUF1704 domain-containing protein: protein MAWQTYKEKLKFLSSALVTAQEPIRILNSIRPKPEVVEQFRQSSFKDIPKIRPEDYSSSSDLDCGKKISELQDIKAKIRLELKPTDDFGYLLTEIADQYILILEMLQNRGTKRFSEISKKLYGSTSDHLVSDKNTVLQMSLLLYKILTGIKNTLTIPNNDKILTADQAMEDLNNRFLSTYGDLRIEAVISDGIISDAAAGGDKIKLRKDAMFSKRDLDIFEVHEGWVHVGTTINGRLQNVAKWLSIGPPRCTSTQEGLAVLMEIFTFRTSVMRAQIINDRIIAVAKAEDGADLVQVFEYFRTEGYSEEDCIKNSFRVFRGGDFTGGCPFTKDISYCKGFVENYNFMRTAIRANKPFLIPFLFAGKVHVDDVPLIYRGYKEGLVLPPTYLPQQFADINGIAVWMSFSSFFNKVDLKSVQNHYNKLFAQHI, encoded by the coding sequence ATGGCTTGGCAGACTTATAAGGAAAAGCTTAAATTTCTATCGTCTGCCTTGGTCACAGCCCAGGAACCCATTCGCATTCTCAATTCCATCCGGCCAAAACCTGAAGTCGTTGAGCAGTTCCGTCAATCCAGTTTCAAAGACATCCCCAAAATTCGACCGGAGGACTACTCCTCATCGAGCGACCTAGATTGCGGCAAAAAAATCTCTGAGCTTCAGGATATCAAGGCCAAAATTAGACTGGAGCTCAAACCGACGGATGATTTTGGCTATCTTTTGACGGAAATCGCCGACCAATACATCTTAATTCTCGAAATGCTGCAAAACAGAGGAACAAAACGCTTTTCAGAAATCTCCAAAAAGCTTTATGGGTCAACCAGTGATCACCTGGTGTCTGACAAGAATACTGTTCTGCAAATGTCTCTTTTGCTTTATAAAATCCTAACGGGCATCAAAAATACTCTTACAATTCCCAATAATGACAAAATTCTGACTGCAGACCAGGCGATGGAAGATCTGAACAATCGATTTCTCAGCACCTACGGGGATCTGCGCATCGAGGCTGTCATTTCAGATGGCATCATCTCTGATGCGGCTGCGGGAGGGGACAAAATCAAGTTACGTAAAGATGCCATGTTTTCCAAAAGGGATTTGGACATCTTTGAAGTCCATGAGGGCTGGGTTCACGTCGGAACCACCATTAATGGACGGCTGCAGAACGTGGCCAAGTGGCTGTCGATTGGCCCACCCCGGTGCACCTCCACTCAAGAAGGCCTTGCTGTTCTTATGGAGATTTTTACCTTTCGCACGTCTGTCATGCGCGCCCAGATTATCAATGATCGCATTATTGCGGTTGCCAAGGCTGAAGATGGAGCCGACCTGGTTCAGGTCTTTGAGTACTTCCGCACTGAAGGATACAGCGAAGAAGACTGCATCAAAAATTCCTTTCGCGTCTTCCGTGGAGGTGATTTCACCGGTGGCTGTCCGTTTACCAAGGACATCTCCTACTGCAAAGGCTTTGTCGAAAACTACAATTTCATGCGTACGGCAATTCGAGCTAACAAGCCCTTTCTGATCCCCTTTCTATTTGCCGGAAAGGTCCACGTCGATGATGTTCCTTTGATTTATCGTGGTTACAAGGAAGGACTGGTTCTGCCCCCGACTTATCTGCCTCAACAGTTCGCAGACATCAACGGAATCGCAGTATGGATGAGCTTCTCTTCCTTCTTCAACAAAGTGGACCTCAAAAGCGTCCAAAACCACTATAACAAACTCTTCGCCCAACACATCTAG
- a CDS encoding DUF429 domain-containing protein gives MKVKLFAGLALGGGKTDKTCLALLEYYPQYHKIFLSQLFPRIKTEEELSADQIVCQLLDGLGKIETVGFDTPLKLPKCLRCRLKCPGYEDCVEPEIKWMWKFYRERNRKKRPKKLFTPYTERCAELYVSSELEEVFHPPHAMGSNIAPLTARALFLQRRIDAPAIEVYPKLSLWRIGRALGVTKSHLRFHKHSVGGDESREAILEKLVQKDIAFIYEQDARTMIEFAPAFEAFICAMTAVLKFTGQTEPRPKGFPRSESWIEFPRENIRW, from the coding sequence ATGAAGGTCAAACTTTTTGCCGGTCTGGCCTTGGGCGGGGGAAAAACGGATAAGACCTGTTTGGCCTTGCTTGAGTACTATCCTCAATATCACAAGATTTTTTTGAGTCAGCTTTTTCCTCGGATTAAAACTGAAGAGGAGCTTTCGGCCGATCAAATAGTCTGCCAGCTACTTGATGGTTTGGGAAAGATCGAGACCGTTGGTTTTGACACTCCACTTAAGCTGCCTAAATGTCTCAGGTGCCGCCTCAAATGCCCTGGTTACGAGGACTGTGTCGAACCTGAAATCAAGTGGATGTGGAAATTCTATAGGGAGAGAAATAGGAAGAAGCGCCCCAAAAAGCTGTTCACTCCTTACACAGAGAGGTGTGCCGAACTCTATGTTTCTTCAGAGTTGGAAGAGGTTTTCCATCCCCCTCATGCCATGGGTTCTAATATTGCACCACTTACTGCCAGAGCACTATTCCTTCAAAGACGTATTGATGCGCCGGCTATTGAAGTGTACCCAAAGCTGTCCCTTTGGCGAATCGGCCGCGCACTGGGTGTAACCAAGTCCCACCTTCGCTTCCATAAGCACTCGGTCGGGGGGGATGAAAGCCGCGAAGCCATTCTTGAAAAGCTGGTGCAAAAAGACATAGCCTTTATCTACGAACAGGACGCCCGGACCATGATCGAGTTCGCGCCTGCATTTGAGGCCTTTATCTGCGCAATGACCGCAGTGTTAAAGTTTACCGGCCAAACAGAGCCTCGGCCAAAGGGTTTTCCCCGCTCCGAATCGTGGATTGAATTCCCTCGCGAAAACATTCGCTGGTAG